Within Armatimonadota bacterium, the genomic segment TGCATTGTTTGTGAATCGGATAGGTCTCAGACGTGACCTCGCGAACATTTTTAGTTAGTGCAGAGCGCAATTTTGGGTATCCTGATATCGACTTCGTGTTTTCTGAGCCACACGCAATAGGAGGTGCCCCGATGGCAACATTTGTAGATTTTAGAACGCCTTTGAAGGTGGAAGCATATCTGGATGATATCATCTTCCCCTGTTCCCGCTATGAAATCCTGCGCTGCGCGGAGGAAAACGAAGCCCCCGACGCGATCCTCGACGCGATAGAAAGCCTGCCCGAGCGCAGATATCGGGACGTCAAAGAAATTCTCGGCAAGTTCGAAAGAATATAATATCTGAGATTTTATATTGAATATTTGTATTTATACGATGGTCTGGGATCTGAAGCTTGATCCCAGACCATTTTTTGAATGGGTGAATTCTTAGTTTGCTGTGCGGGCATACTTACGAATAAATATAATTAATATACTGCTTGACATAATCAATATAGAACGGCATAATAGCTTAACATACTTAATGCTGGAGGGTCCATTTTGGCTGAGGAATGGTATGAACTTACCAAGATGACGAATGGCGCAAAAGTGCTGGTCGAACGGGTAAGAATTGCAGACAAAGACGTTGCCATAGAAGGCAGCTTCGAGTTGCCGCCACTGGCGAACCTATCGGCAGAGGATCAAGTCTTTGTAGCGGCATTTGTCCGCTGTCATGGTTCAATCAAGCAGATGGAGCAGACGTTTGGCGTAAGCTATCCCACAATAAAATCACGTCTGAACCGTATTGGTGATGAACTAAAGTTCATTGAAGTCGCCTCACCCGTATCACAAGATGAAGTTCTCGCAAGACTCGACCGTGGTGAAATATCGGTCGAAGAGGCATTGGAGATGATGAGACGATGATACCGCCTATACTGCTCCGGCTAAAGATCGGCAAGCGGCGTATTGTTGTTCCACTATTCCTGTTATGGCCTCTGGCAATACTACTGGCACCGATAGCCATTATCATATGTATCACCCTTGCCATATGCAACCGGCAAGCGAGGTACCTGACACTCTTGCATAAGCTCTACATAATGACCTGCGCATTACGCGGTCTGGAGATCGACGTTAAAGATAAAGAAGATGTGGTTTTAATTTCTATTAAATGAGGATGATTAAAATGAATGACGAGAACAAACAGATTCTAACCATGCTTGCAGAAGGTAAGATTTCCGTTAGCGATGCTGAACGCTTGCTCGATGCGGTCGATTCTTCGAAAGATGTGCAGGCAACAATCGAACAGCCCGCGAAGGCAAAGCCAAAATACCTTTGTGTCGTAGTCGAAGGTGATGACAACGTAAATATTCGTGTGCCGCTTCAATTGCTGTATGCTGGAATGCAATTCACGTCTCTGATTCCTCGACAGGCTAAAGAAAAGATAGAGGGCGAACTGGAGAAGAAAGGTATCGATTTCGATTTATCGAATATGAAGCCGGAGGCTATCGATGAGATAATCAACGCATTCGGCGAGCTTGAGATAAACGTTGACGACAAAGATGGCGAACATGTAAGAATATTCTGCAAATAGCTCTTTATCCGGGCGCGATACCTAAGTAATATACGGCCTTGAACTTAGTCGCGCCACAGATAATCCAACAATATCAGATTTCTACACAATATATTTCATAAGGCTGCGTCTAGTATAGTATACAAACATTGTCCTCTCAACTGGCTATGACATGGGCATCATAAGGGGTGGTATTATGAACAGATATCTGATCGCACTAACCGCTCTACTTATTCCGGCAATTCCCATGTGCATTCCTGCATTTGCACAGGATACTCAATCCGATCAACCTGCGGCTTCAAGCACGGATACATCTATCAGCACTTCTACGGCGGCGACATCCACGGATACTTCTGTAGACGCTACAGCCAAAGACAAGGACCGCGAAGAGAAAGACCGAAAAGAAAAAGAAAAAAAGGAATATGAAGCACGTATTGAGGCCGAAAAACGTGAGCGTGTTGAAGACCGGGAACGCAGACATGATCATCATGATGATTACAACAATGGCGATACACACGGATCAGTCTACCAGGGTCTGGGGTTCTTTGGCGGGTCTTTTGAAAAATCGAGCGTGAGTCTGCTTGTAGCTCCATCAGGCCGCATAGACAAGTCTGCCATAGGGCTGCAATGGATTGGTAAACATAAGCTCGGAATTGCAATATGGGCTTCTGGTGATGTTGACCAAGATGACGATGTTATTGATGCCTATATTCCGCACAATGACTACTATACCGAGAGCAAGAAGGCTTGTTACTCATTCGAGGGACTTTGTTGCCTTGGATCAGATAAGTCTGCGCTGATATTTGGCGTTGGGTTCGCAGTAGAAGAGACTACGTATACTGATGTCTCGAATGTTACCGGCTGGAGATGGAAAGGTGGAGAAGACTACAATGCGAGGCCTGCTGCTCAGATCGGATACCGGGCAATTATTGCGCAGAGATTCGGCATTCAATTCGGATATGATACCAGCCAGTATGGATATTTCGGGCTGACTGCGAGTTTCTAGAATTTTTGTGTGTAATATCCGTGTGGTATAATACTCAAGGAGGATGCAGCATATGGCTATAGTCATACGAGCACATTTTGACGGAAAAGCAATTATACCGGATGAACCCGTGGATCTACCGGTCAACCAGCCTCTTGAATTCGAGTTGAAAGAGGAGCCTGCGCACCTAGCCTGGGACTCTGACAAAGCTACAAAAGCCTGGGAACAACTCAGATCTCATGCGATTCCAGGTTTGCATATTACCGATGTTTCACTTATGCGCGAAAGCTTGTATGAGGATCGCTTGTGAACTTCCTGGTGGATACAAATGTCTTGCTCAGGCTTCGGGATCAGGATAGTCCACATCATGATGGATGCGTGTCTGCATTGGAAACACTCAGAAATCGTGCTGATGTAATGTACATTTGTGCGCAGATCATTGGCAGGCAATTGTGACAAACAACAATGTAAATGGCAAGCAGGCACACGATGCGAGAATAGTTGCACTAATGTTAGCGCATGGCATTACGCATATACTCACACTAAACCCCGGAGATTTCAGTAGATATACCGGCGTCACACCTGTCACCCCTAATGAAGTAAACCTTATATAGAGGAGAGGCACTGACATGCCAAGGGAAATTGCTAAGGACACACCCGATGTCGGTCTCGACTCGCTTGACTGGGCTGTCTTGGAAAGCAAATATTCCGTAACGTTAAGAGAAAAACTCTCGTCTCTGCCCACATCGCCCGGGTGCTACCTGATGAAGAACGCATCGGGTGAGATTATATATATCGGCAAGGCAAAAGTACTGCGCAACCGCGTGCGGCAGTATTTCCAAAAGGGCACGGACCACACAAGGCGCATCCGCCGCATGGTTGGTGAGATTGCCGACCTGACGTGGATCGCGACCGATTCCGAACTCGAAGCATTCATCCTTGAATCCAACCTCATTAAGAAGCATCACCCCAGCTACAACGTCCGCCTGCGCGATGACAAGAGTTACCCTTATATCGCGATTACACTCAGCGACGAGTGGCCCAGGGTAGAGTTCAGGCGCAAACTCAGGATGAAACCAAAAGAGCAGGACAAATATTTCGGCCCATACACGGATTCTGAGGCCGTGCGCGATACGATGCGTCTGATACGGCGAGTGTTCAGGGTTCCATGCGGCTTCAAGCACCCTGAGACGTCAAAAGGCAAAGCGTGCATGTATTATCATATCAATCAATGCACAGGCGTCTGCGCGGGCAAGATTACTCACGATGAGTATATGGCCGTAATTGACGATGTAATGGAGTTTCTGGCCGGTAAGCGTGAGAATCTTGTGAAAAAGCTTCTTGCTCAGATGGAAGAGGCCGCAGAAAGACTCGAATTCGAGAGAGCTGCACGGATCAGGGACCAGGTTCAGGCGATCCAGACTCTGGTCGCGCGACAAAAAGTGATCTCGACCGCGCTTGAAGACCAGGACGTGATTGCGATGGCTGCAGACGGATGCAACACTCTGGCCGAGATGTTTTTTATCAGGGGCGGCAAGCTGATAGGTCAGGAACACTACCTGCTGGAGAACGCGTGCGAAGATGACCTGAATGAGAGCCTGCGAGAGTTTATAGACCAGCACTATACCACTGCTCCATATATTCCGCCTGAGATATTGGTTAATGTGGATATAGCCGACCTTGACATGACCGAGAGCTGGCTCAGGCAAAAGAGGGGAACCAAAGTCACTGTCCACTGCCCCAAGCGCGGCGAACGCAGGCAGCTTGTCGAGATGGCAAAGAAAAATGCCGACCTTGTCCTGAAACAGATCAAGCTCAAGATGTCGACTGACGAGTCGCGTATAAATGATGAACTCGGCACTCTGCAGAGCGCTATCGGCCTACCCACCATGCCTCACCGCATTGAGGCATACGATATTTCCAACATCCAGGGATATTATACGGTCGCGTCGTTAGTCGTGTTCGAAGACGGCCAACCGAAAAAGGCACACTATCGCAAGTTCAAGATCAAGCAGCACGATGGCAAGCCCGATGACTATGCTTCCATGAAAGAAGTGGTCGCGAGAAGGCTTACAGGTAGCCTGCGCAAAACCCAGGCATTCACTGAACTGCCTGACCTGATGCTCATTGATGGCGGCAAAGGCCAGCTTAATGCTGCGCTGGAAGTAATAAGAGAGAGTGGAGAGTGGAGAGTGGAGGGTGGAGAGCCGGATGTGCCGCCGGTGGTCGGGCTGGCGAAGCAGCACGAAGAGATATACAAATCCGGCAGGCCGGACCCGATTATTCTGCCGCGAAACTCCAAGGCGCTGCATTTGATCCAGAGAGTGCGTGACGAAGCGCACAGATTTGCCGTATCATATCATAGAAACCTTCGCGGCAAGACCATGCGCGCATCAGTCCTCAATGACATTCCGGGCATCGGGCCGAAACGTCGAAAAGAGCTGATGAAGCACTTCGGGTCGGTAGAGAAAATTATGGATGCGTCAATTGAGGATATCGCCGATGTTCCGAATATGGGAAAATCGGCTGCGGTGGCTGTATACGATTACTTTCACAGGGAGAATGAGCAGTGAAATATTATTGCGTTCTCAAAACAAAGCTGGGCTTTATAGCGCTTGCAGGAATCGACGGCAAACTCACACACTCCACTCTGCCTAAGTCGACGCGTGAATCGGCACTTGAGTCTCTTGGTGCAGGAATAGGCAGTTCGTTTGTTGAAGACTGTGATGCGTTCGGTGATTTGCCCGGCAAACTTATGGATTACGCAAACTGCAGGCAGGTTGATTTCTCGGATGTGCAGGTTGATCTGAGCGGATACGGCAAATTTCATGCGGCTGTGCTATCGGCATGCCGGAACGTGCCTTACGGTGAGTTGACGACCTACGGCGACCTCGCGGCTGCAGCGGGATCGAAGAGAGCGGCCAGGGCTGCGGGAAGCGCAATGGCCTGCAATAACATGCCGATAATAATACCGTGTCATCGTGTTATCGCTTCCGGTGGGCGTATAGGCGGGTTCTCTGCCGGTTTGGAGTGGAAAAGAACTTTACTCAGGCTTGAGGGTTGTGATGTATGTTCAAAAGATGGCTGATTGGAATCGTAGCGATACTGGTCACCGTATGGGTCTTGAAGCAGCTTCCGCCGATCTTCAACATTAGCTGGAAGTCGCTGTGGGGACCGGTTGTGTTTGTGCCTGTTTTGGCGATTACAAACGCAATATTAGGCACTATTCTGAAAATAATCTCTGCACCTGTAAGCTGCCTGACACTGGGGCTTTTCGGGTTTGTCATTAACGCTGTTGTCTTCTGGCTTGCGGGAACCGTTACGGGTGCGCATATGGGATTTGTAGCTTCGTTGGTCGGGTCGATTCTATACACTATCATATCGGCGCCGCTCAACTCTGCGCTCAAGGAGAAAGAATAATTTGGACAGCAAAAAACAACTGGTCATAGTTACCGGGATGTCAGGTGCGGGAAAGTCGCTTGCGGTCGCAACATTCGAGGATCTCAACTTTTTCTGCATAGATAATCTCCCCCCTCCACTGCTTCCGAGCGCAGTGGATCTCTGGAAATCACCGAAGAATCCTGAGAACATTGCAATAGCGATCGACGTGCGTGCGGGTCAGTTTTTTAAAGATTTCCTGCCGGTGTGCAAAGATATACCTAAGAGCCGGATCGAAGGTTTTTTGCGGCCAATCATACTCTTTCTCAACGCTAGTGATGGTGAATTGGTAAAGAGGTTCAAGGAGACGCGCAGAAAGCACCCTCTTGTGACCAATGAGAGAGGAATTCTTGAAGCAATCAAGCTGGAACGAGAGATGCTTGCCGATTTGCAGGAACAGGCCGACAAGATCATCGATACAACCAACCTGGAAGCTGAAGGCCTTCGCCGTCTGATAAGGCAGTTTTTTGGCCCGGCCACCGCTCAGGAAAGATTGATGATCGCCGTCGTATCGTTCGGGTTCAAGCATGGAGTGCCGTTGGACGCTGATGTGGTTTTCGACGTCAGGTTCCTGGCGAACCCCTTCTGGGTGCCCGAACTTCGTGACAAGGATGGTACAACTCCCGAAGCGCAGCAGTATATTCTTTCTGATCCGCTCACTGAGCCTCTGCTGGAAAAATTATTTGACCTCGTGGAGTTCAGCATACCTCAATACGTCAAAGAGGGTAAAGCGTATCTGACGATTGCCATAGGCTGCACCGGCGGCAAACAGAGGTCGGTCGTAGTCGCCAATGAACTGGCCAAATTCCTCACGAGTTCCAATTATGTAGTGAGAGTGGAGCATAGAGACCTTCATCAGGTGCGGGGGCAGACTGATGCGCGTTAAGTCTATTATGAGCAACCTGAAATGGCTCTATCCGGGCATGAAGGTCAAGCGGTGGCTGATGCTGGTGCCGGTAGGCGTGACGGCCGTCATCGCGGGTGTAGTTTTGCTGCTCAATATGCATATCGTGGACCTGCTGGGGACGGTCGGCACGGAGGCATTCCGCAGGTTCGGAGTCAGGCTAGATAAACCGGGCGTGCAACTGCCTCTCGGCAGTGGAATGATCTTTGCCGGGTTGATCCTGATCTTTGCGAGCCTGCGTCAGGTGGTCAGGTCAATTACGAGTGTCGTCAGCCCTGAGGCGCAGGGTAAGCTCGCCGATGTGATCTTCCAGAGACGGTATCTGGCGCAGGGGCATCGAATTGTAGTTATCGGAGGCGGCACCGGCCTGTCGACCATGCTGCGTGGTCTGAAGCAGTATTCGAGCAATATCGTGGCGGTGGTGACTGTGACCGACGACGGTGGCAGTTCGGGCCGTCTAAAGGAGGAGATGGGAATTCTCCCGCCTGGAGATATAAGAAACTGCCTGGTTGCGCTCGCGGATGCAGAGCCGACCATGACCAAGCTCTTCCAATACAGGTTCAGCCAGGGTGATAATAGTTTTGAAGGCCATTCGTTCGGCAATCTGCTTATTGCGGCAATGACTCAGATCACCGGTGATTTTGAGAAGGCTATCAAGGAAACGAGTCAGATCCTCGCTATTCGCGGTCTTGTCCTGCCCGCCACGACCGACAGGGTCAGGCTCCAGGCTGAGTTTGAGGACGGTTCATTCGTCGAAGGCGAGACAAATATCACCAAAACGCCCGGCGCTATAAAATATATGATGCTGCATCCGTCAAACGCAAGCCCGCTTGAGGAGACTCTGCATTCGATCGAGCTTGCGGATGCTATTGTGCTGGGCCCGGGCAGCGTCTTCACCAGCATCGTGCCGAACCTGCTTGTGGGCGGTATACCCGAGGCTATAGAGAAGTCGGAAGCGGTAAAAATATACGTGTGCAATGTCATGACCCAGCCCGGCGAGACTGATGGATTTACTGCATCGGACCACGTGAGAGCGGTCGCGCGGCATTCGGAGTGCCGGGTCTTCCAGCACGTGCTTGTAAATCAGGAGAGGCCTACCAATGAATTGCTTGATAAATATGCGCAGGAGAAGCAGTATTTTGTCGAGCCGGACATCGCCGAAATCCGCGATATGGGCTACAAGCCGATTGTCGGCGACTATATCAGCCAGACGGATGTCGTTCGACATGACCCGGAGAAGCTGGCTGAAGCTATTATCAAGTTGTCCTATTAGGGGAGTGGAAAGCCGTAGGCCAACGCAACACCATATGTTTGGGCGCGATATCCGATCGCGCCCGAAACAGAATCCCCGCAATTTCAGATTGCGATTACGGACGATAGAGAATCGAGAGAACAGCATTGCCAAGACATGATGTAATTCTTGCCTCTGCCTCGCCACGGCGCGAGGAACTGCTCGGGTTGATATTCAAAGAGTTTTGGGTCATGCCCAGTGAGTTTGACGAATCGACAGTTCCACATGACCTTCCGCCCAATGAACAGGTGATGTACTCATCGCTTATGAAAGCCAGAGATGTAGCCGCGAAGAACCCAAAATCGCTCGTTATAGCTGCCGACACGATTGTAGTTGTCGATGAAACTATACTCGGCAAGCCTTGCGACAGGGCAGACGCTGCGCGCATGCTCAAGCTCCTCAGGGGAAGAACGCATCAGGTCTATACAGGTATCGCGATAGTCTATTGCGGAGATGAACACAATGCGTTCGAGTGCACTGATGTAACATTCAGCAACCTGAGCGATGAGGTCATATCACGTTATGTATCCAGTGGTGAGCCGATGGACAAGGCGGGCGCTTATGCGATACAGGGCCGCGGCGCGGTGCTGATCGAGTCTATATGCGGCTGCTACTTTAACGTTGTCGGGCTTCCTGTCCACAAGCTGAGCATGATCCTCAATGAGCTTGGTATTCCGCCATTGACCTGCTGACCGGGGCAAGTAAGAGTTCACTCTTGACTGGAACGCGGGATTTCCACCGAGCCTATCTGTATATACTCCCATAAAACTGATCAGCTTCCAAGTAACCTGGCGTCTGCCTTGCACCACCTGCTATAATATATAGGGCAATCTCAGGCAGGAGGCTTATGTGAAGACCCGATATAAATTCGTATTGTCGGCAATAGCCGTTCTGGCCGTTTTTATAGTGGCAGGCTGTGGCCACAAAACAGGAATGTATGCCGGTAAGATGCAGGTTGCGGCCAGCATCGGGCCGCTGGGGAATTTCGCGAAAGAGGTAGGCGGAGACTTGGTCGACGTCCATATACTTGTCCAGCCGGGAGCCAGCCCTCACACATACCAGCTCACAACCGACCAGATGGAGATGCTCAGCAAAGCGTCTGTGCTCGTACTGAATGGCGTCAGTCTCGAGTTCTGGGCTGACAAGGCTATTGATGCAGCCGATAACCCGAAGATGGTCGTTGTTAAAACGGCAGATGGGCTGCCGATCATAGACTCAGCAGAAGACCTTGACCACCCAGGCGGCAATCCGCATGTATGGCTTGACCCGATATGCGCGGTCCACCAGGTGAAAATGATACGAGACGCATTTATAAAAGCAGATCCAAAGCATGCAAAGCAATACAAAGCGAATTCGGCTCAATATATAGGCAAGCTCATGCAGCTTGATAAAGACATTAAGCGGCGAGTAAAGACTTTCAAATCAAAAGATTTTATAACGTTTCACCCTGCATGGATATACTTCGCCAGGCAATATGGACTCAACCAGGCGGCGGTAATTGAAGAGACTCCGGGCAAGGAACCGTCGCCGTCGGAGTTGGGTGACATAGTCAAGGTCTGTGCAAGAATTAAGGCAAAAGCTATATTTGCTGAGCCGCAATTTTCTCCAAAGGCCGCCCAAGTGATAGCCGACGAATGCGGTGCGCGGGTTTTAATGCTCGATCCGATGGGCAAAGCGCCTGACTATGACTACATAAAGACCATGCTTGCTAACCTCGATCATATGACAAAGGCGCTGGGCCAAAAATGAGTGATTTCAAACATGCCGTCGAACTGACGGATATTACTGTTAAACATAACGATATAGCTATCATCGACAATGTGTCTCTGACTATAAACAAGGGCAATTTCTCAGCAATAATCGGGCCTAACGGCGCGGGCAAGACAACGCTGATCAAAGTCATCCTGGGCCTTATCAAACCCGACTTGGGGACTGTAAAAATTTTCGACAGGCCGCTGGACCAGTTGGGCGAACTGCGCTCCAAGATAGGCTATGTGCCTCAGATATTTACTGTCGACATAAAATTCCCGATTACAGTCTTCGAGACTGTGCTGATGGGTATGTACGGCAGACTAGGCATAGGCCGACGTGTAGGACGTTCGGAGCGTGAAGCCGCATATGCCGCGATGGAAAAAGTCGGGATAACCGATCTTAAGAACAGACCCATCGCCAGACTTTCCGGCGGGCAGAGGCAGCGCGTATTTATCGCAAGAGCGCTCGCAAATAACCCCGATTTACTGGTCCTCGATGAGCCGACCACAGGTGTAGATATAGCCGCTACAGGGAGTCTTTATACACTACTGCATGAGCTTAAAAGTGAGGGTGTCACGGTGCTGCTCGTCTCGCACGACGTTGGAGTTGTGGCAAAATATATAGACACACTGGCATGTCTTAACAGATCGCTGGTTGCGCACTGTAGGCCCGGTGAAGTCGAGTGTACTGATGCTCTCAAGACAATGTACGGCTGTGACGTAGCATATCTTCACCATGGCGACGCGCCGCACATTGTAGTGGAGGAGCACGAATGATAGACATACTCAACTACTCTTTTATGCAGCGCGCAATGATCGCCGGAACGCTCATAGGGGCGTTGTGCGCGGTTGTCGGGGTCTATGTAATCCTGCGTGGAATGGCATTCATGGGTTCGGGAATTGCTCACAGCTCGCTCGGCGGGGTAGCTATAGGAATCCTTTTCGGGGTCAACCCTATCTGGAGCGCAGTCGTCTTTTCAGTGCTTGCGGGGTGGGGAATCGCAGCGGCGTCGCGCAAGGGGCATGTCAAGGAAGACACGGCAATCGGCATCATGTTCGTCTCGGGAATGGCGCTGGGGATTCTCATAATCGGGCTGACACACAGCTATCAGGTCGATCTCTTGAGCTATCTGTTCGGCAGCATTACTGCAGTGACTGTGCAGGATGTCTGGACGACAGTCGTAATCACAGTGCTCGTGCTCGGTTGTGTGTTCGTGCTGTATAAGGACCTCATGTTCGTAATATTTGATCCTGAGATGGCAGAGGTGACGGGCATGCCCGCCGGAAAGCTGTATTATCTGCTGATAACCATGATTGCTCTCACGGTGGTCATGTCTATCAAGGTGGTGGGAATAGTGCTGGTCTCAGCGCTGATAGTGACCCCCGCTGCCGCGGCCTATCAGTTGACCGAGAGTTTTAAGAAAATGATGGCTCTTGCGGTAGTGTTCGGGATCGGTTCGACAATCGGTGGATTGTTGATTTCCGATTGGCTGGCAATTGCGCCGGGCGCATCGATTGTCCTGCTTGCCACGCTTGCATTCGTTGTGTCCGCCGCATTCTCTCCGAGGCGCAGAAGGAAGTAACTGGTAGCGGAGGCATTATATTCCGCTAAAGAAGTCGTCTTTATCTATTCCGAATCTTCTTAGGCAAGCAAGTAATAAACCTGTTCCGATGGGTGTGCCTTTGCCATGATTTGTCAATGTAAATATGGGGCCTTTCATGGATCCCGGTTCATTTGGTCTATAGATGACAACTTCGCTGCCCTTACCGCGAGCCGGTTTCGGATGTTCTATTACTCCGTAGTCCTTCAATCGTGCAAGAAACTCGCGTAACTTGAGCGATTTAGGCATAGCAGAGCTGATCAACCTCTACTTTGCTGAATTTGTGTCCGCAATTATCAAAGACTCTATGTTTAATAGTATTACGAGTACACTGGGACATCCTCGCTTGTATCGCACCAAGCTTTTCCCAAACTTCTTTTGGAGCCGGGAAGAATAGATTTTCCATGTTGTCATTTTCAATACATGTTCGCACATGCACATCAATGACATTCATGATTTCATGACAGGCCTGCTCCAACGTTTCGCCTTCGGCAACCAAATCCAGTTCCAGGCAGTGAGCCAAATATGTTCCGTCAGCTTGGCCCTCAACGAGTACATTGAACCTTAGTTTCAATGTGTCATTCGATGGGGTTTCCATTTCTTTCCTCCAATGCTGTCAATCTAGCTCGCACATTCATAATATCACATGTATACTAGTTGTCAACACTCATCAGTTTTCTTATACCCATTTACGAGCATATGCCCCCAGGCGTTTACCTGGAGGCATACAAAAGGCTTCTTTTATCTCCTGTTTACTTTGTTTATTATCTCTCTACATAACCCGATGTAATGGCGGTGCGGAATGCTTCGACAATTGCCGGGTCGAATTGAGTGCCGGCGCATGCTTCGAGTTCGCAAAGCGCAGATTCCTGGTCCATCGCATCGCGCCAGGGGACATCCGACGTGAGTATGTCGAATGCTTCTGCAACTGAAATAATACGGGAGCCGAGAGGAATATCTTTACCGCAAAGGCCATCGGGATAACCCCTGCCGTCAAAGCGTTCATGGTGGTGCTTGATAAGTGGAACGGCAAACTCTAGGCCGTCTACCTTCTCCAAAATCCGGATCGCTATGGTGGAATGCTGCTTCATTATGGCAAACTCATCATTGTTGAGCTTGCCGATTTTGTTGATGATCTTCCGTGATATCGCTACTTTGCCTATATCGTGAAGACCGGCGGCATATTTCAGATCTGTGATCTCATCACATGTCAGTCCCAATACCTTTCCTATTGCCGCACTATATCGAGTCACCCTTTGAGAGTGCCCCTCTGCAGTTCTGTCACGCTGCCCTGCGGCAGCAACAAGCGCATCTATCGTCTGTTCGTAAACTCGATGCAACCCGCCTCGACCCGCGCGCTCGATGCCCATTACATCCTCCATGATATGACTGAGACTCCTTATTTGAGCCGTTTGATACAGTCTAAGATGTCTAAGACTTCTTGCTTTGTTACAGTGCGCATATCAAGGAGAAACCACTCTTGTGTTATCCGTCCGAAGACCGGTTGCTCGTTTCCTCGAAAATGCTCACCCAAATCTTCGGCAGATAAGCAGCCGCTCTTCAGAGCAACTGCGCGGCTTTCAATATTTTGTCCGGGGAGTGACCCGCCCCCGATCTCAGAGAATACCGGCCGGACTTTCGTAGCAAGATCGGGTATATGCAGCGAGTTGATCCGGCGCGCCAGTCGGTTTGCCTGTGAAGTTATCTCATCGAGGGGTCGGCTGATTGCGGCAAGTGTCGGGATTTGAGACCATGGGTCGCCATAACGATACACTCTAAGCGTGGATTCGAGTGCGGCCAGCGTAAGTTTATCCGCTCTCAATGCGCGGGCAAGCGGGTTTTGTCGGCACTCATCAATTACTTCTTTCTTTCCGACCAATATCCCGGCCTGCGGACCGCCGAGGAGCTTATCACCGCTGAAGCAGACTAAAGACGCGCCCGACTTGACACTATCCTGCACAGTCGGCTCATAGTCCAGACCGAATTTGGATATGTCGACAAGAGCGCCGCTGCCCAGATCGTCCATTATGGGGATATGCCTGCTCTGTGCCAGATTAACCAGTTCTTCAAGACTCGTATCCTCAACGAAACCGCTGACCTTGAAGTTGCTCGGGTGGCAGCGCA encodes:
- the uvrC gene encoding excinuclease ABC subunit UvrC, translating into MPREIAKDTPDVGLDSLDWAVLESKYSVTLREKLSSLPTSPGCYLMKNASGEIIYIGKAKVLRNRVRQYFQKGTDHTRRIRRMVGEIADLTWIATDSELEAFILESNLIKKHHPSYNVRLRDDKSYPYIAITLSDEWPRVEFRRKLRMKPKEQDKYFGPYTDSEAVRDTMRLIRRVFRVPCGFKHPETSKGKACMYYHINQCTGVCAGKITHDEYMAVIDDVMEFLAGKRENLVKKLLAQMEEAAERLEFERAARIRDQVQAIQTLVARQKVISTALEDQDVIAMAADGCNTLAEMFFIRGGKLIGQEHYLLENACEDDLNESLREFIDQHYTTAPYIPPEILVNVDIADLDMTESWLRQKRGTKVTVHCPKRGERRQLVEMAKKNADLVLKQIKLKMSTDESRINDELGTLQSAIGLPTMPHRIEAYDISNIQGYYTVASLVVFEDGQPKKAHYRKFKIKQHDGKPDDYASMKEVVARRLTGSLRKTQAFTELPDLMLIDGGKGQLNAALEVIRESGEWRVEGGEPDVPPVVGLAKQHEEIYKSGRPDPIILPRNSKALHLIQRVRDEAHRFAVSYHRNLRGKTMRASVLNDIPGIGPKRRKELMKHFGSVEKIMDASIEDIADVPNMGKSAAVAVYDYFHRENEQ
- a CDS encoding methylated-DNA--[protein]-cysteine S-methyltransferase, with amino-acid sequence MKYYCVLKTKLGFIALAGIDGKLTHSTLPKSTRESALESLGAGIGSSFVEDCDAFGDLPGKLMDYANCRQVDFSDVQVDLSGYGKFHAAVLSACRNVPYGELTTYGDLAAAAGSKRAARAAGSAMACNNMPIIIPCHRVIASGGRIGGFSAGLEWKRTLLRLEGCDVCSKDG
- a CDS encoding gluconeogenesis factor YvcK family protein yields the protein MRVKSIMSNLKWLYPGMKVKRWLMLVPVGVTAVIAGVVLLLNMHIVDLLGTVGTEAFRRFGVRLDKPGVQLPLGSGMIFAGLILIFASLRQVVRSITSVVSPEAQGKLADVIFQRRYLAQGHRIVVIGGGTGLSTMLRGLKQYSSNIVAVVTVTDDGGSSGRLKEEMGILPPGDIRNCLVALADAEPTMTKLFQYRFSQGDNSFEGHSFGNLLIAAMTQITGDFEKAIKETSQILAIRGLVLPATTDRVRLQAEFEDGSFVEGETNITKTPGAIKYMMLHPSNASPLEETLHSIELADAIVLGPGSVFTSIVPNLLVGGIPEAIEKSEAVKIYVCNVMTQPGETDGFTASDHVRAVARHSECRVFQHVLVNQERPTNELLDKYAQEKQYFVEPDIAEIRDMGYKPIVGDYISQTDVVRHDPEKLAEAIIKLSY
- a CDS encoding DUF2089 domain-containing protein, with the translated sequence MAEEWYELTKMTNGAKVLVERVRIADKDVAIEGSFELPPLANLSAEDQVFVAAFVRCHGSIKQMEQTFGVSYPTIKSRLNRIGDELKFIEVASPVSQDEVLARLDRGEISVEEALEMMRR
- the rapZ gene encoding RNase adapter RapZ encodes the protein MDSKKQLVIVTGMSGAGKSLAVATFEDLNFFCIDNLPPPLLPSAVDLWKSPKNPENIAIAIDVRAGQFFKDFLPVCKDIPKSRIEGFLRPIILFLNASDGELVKRFKETRRKHPLVTNERGILEAIKLEREMLADLQEQADKIIDTTNLEAEGLRRLIRQFFGPATAQERLMIAVVSFGFKHGVPLDADVVFDVRFLANPFWVPELRDKDGTTPEAQQYILSDPLTEPLLEKLFDLVEFSIPQYVKEGKAYLTIAIGCTGGKQRSVVVANELAKFLTSSNYVVRVEHRDLHQVRGQTDAR
- a CDS encoding phage holin family protein is translated as MFKRWLIGIVAILVTVWVLKQLPPIFNISWKSLWGPVVFVPVLAITNAILGTILKIISAPVSCLTLGLFGFVINAVVFWLAGTVTGAHMGFVASLVGSILYTIISAPLNSALKEKE
- a CDS encoding DUF2795 domain-containing protein, giving the protein MATFVDFRTPLKVEAYLDDIIFPCSRYEILRCAEENEAPDAILDAIESLPERRYRDVKEILGKFERI